From the genome of Impatiens glandulifera chromosome 9, dImpGla2.1, whole genome shotgun sequence, one region includes:
- the LOC124915815 gene encoding uncharacterized mitochondrial protein AtMg00860-like — MGHIINKQGVVADLDKLKAMETWPIPQSIKQLRGFLGLTGYYRRFIKRYGIVDKLLINILKKVLALPDFNIPFVVESDASGQGIGATIWEHNINIKKLISELRADPKAHPDFTFINGVLRKGGKWWWVWTLH, encoded by the exons ATGGGTCACATTATAAACAAGCAAGGAGTTGTAGCAGACCTAGATAAGCTGAAAGCTATGGAAACTTGGCCAATTCCACAATCTATTAAGCAACTGAGGGGATTCTTGGGTCTCACAGGATATTACCGTAGGTTCATCAAGAGGTATGGAATTGTGGATAAGCTTCTAatcaatatattgaaaaaag TCTTAGCATTACCTGATTTTAACATACCCTTTGTGGTGGAGTCGGACGCTAGTGGTCAAGGAATTGGAGCT ACAATTTGGGAACATAATATCAATATAAAGAAACTCATCAGTGAGCTCCGAGCTGACCCTAAGGCTCATCCTGATTTCACGTTTATTAATGGTGTTCTTCGAAAAGGGGGGAAATGGTGGTGGGTATGGACCTTGCATTGA